The Fulvivirga ligni genome window below encodes:
- a CDS encoding patatin-like phospholipase family protein, which yields MSKSVALVLSSGGARGVAHIGVIEGLLEAGYEITSISGSSMGAVVGAVYATGKLDEYKEWVSNFDKVDVFKLMDFTLSTQGFVRGDKVFNEMKKFIPDCNIEDLDIPYAAIATDIVNRREVVFTSGSLFQALRASAAIPSVMKPAVINDVELVDGGVLNPIPINYVQRHEGDIVVVSDVNAAIPCSVKNKQLETKGRFTPLIEKWNSFFPKNSNRLKRLSYFDLIAKSVDLMQDRISEAILAQNQPEIVIRISRETCGTFEFYRSTELIDCGKEELYKSLKYALQGAESDAG from the coding sequence ATGAGCAAATCTGTAGCATTAGTGCTTTCCAGCGGCGGAGCGCGTGGTGTGGCCCACATTGGAGTAATCGAGGGATTGCTGGAAGCAGGATATGAAATTACATCTATATCAGGAAGTAGCATGGGCGCAGTGGTAGGTGCAGTTTATGCCACGGGCAAGCTGGATGAGTATAAAGAATGGGTGAGCAATTTCGATAAGGTAGATGTTTTTAAGCTCATGGACTTTACCCTTAGCACACAGGGCTTTGTGCGTGGTGATAAGGTTTTTAATGAAATGAAAAAATTCATTCCTGATTGTAATATCGAAGATTTGGATATTCCTTATGCTGCCATTGCCACAGATATTGTAAATAGGAGAGAAGTAGTATTTACTTCAGGTAGTCTTTTTCAGGCCTTAAGAGCCTCTGCAGCAATACCTTCTGTAATGAAACCAGCCGTAATTAATGATGTGGAGCTCGTGGATGGCGGAGTGCTAAATCCTATTCCAATAAATTATGTGCAGCGTCATGAGGGTGATATTGTGGTGGTTTCTGATGTTAATGCGGCTATTCCGTGCTCAGTAAAAAATAAGCAGCTTGAAACAAAAGGCCGCTTTACACCTTTAATAGAGAAATGGAATAGTTTTTTTCCGAAAAACTCGAACCGCCTCAAAAGGCTCAGCTACTTCGACCTTATTGCCAAGTCGGTAGACCTGATGCAAGACCGGATTTCTGAGGCCATATTAGCACAAAATCAGCCTGAAATAGTGATACGCATTTCTCGCGAAACTTGTGGTACCTTTGAGTTTTACAGAAGCACGGAGCTTATAGACTGTGGGAAGGAAGAACTTTATAAATCACTAAAGTATGCACTACAAGGAGCTGAATCAGACGCTGGGTAA
- a CDS encoding VOC family protein, whose amino-acid sequence MKLDTIIAVKDIQKSAEWYQSLLGCKSEGLHIVTLLDDESEVILCLHKWGEHDHPTMKNSDIVPGNGLILYVRTHDLQKIRNNAQQMDHQVEQEIELNPNSQKKEFALRDPDGYYLIISEYHDYGR is encoded by the coding sequence ATGAAATTAGATACAATAATAGCCGTTAAAGACATCCAAAAGAGTGCAGAATGGTATCAATCTCTACTGGGATGCAAAAGTGAAGGGCTGCATATTGTGACTCTTCTGGATGATGAAAGCGAGGTGATTCTTTGTTTGCACAAATGGGGCGAGCATGATCACCCTACCATGAAAAATTCAGATATTGTTCCAGGCAATGGCCTGATATTATATGTTCGGACGCATGATCTGCAAAAAATTAGAAATAATGCCCAACAAATGGATCATCAGGTTGAGCAAGAAATTGAGCTAAATCCTAATTCGCAAAAAAAAGAATTTGCTTTGAGAGATCCAGATGGTTATTATTTGATCATTTCTGAGTATCATGATTATGGGCGGTGA
- a CDS encoding MG2 domain-containing protein, with translation MRTLFSILLVYFSLNGCVFAQNSTDIKNMWEQVYQYELDGLPKSANEVVDKIYAQAKKAGDEEQLIKALIYQSKFSMELEEEAQLTIIKRFKNEIALAKAPASNVLESLVAKMLQEYFNSNRWRIYNRTETDEKVDPVDFRTWDLRTLFKEISTHYELSLQNIEVLKKTSIESFAELIQENGDSQKYRPTLYDFLAHQALEFYKSKENSLTSPAYKFYIDDSTYLNLETVSLETQDLLSLEFKALETYQDLIKFHQKDDDPSAYILVKLEAMDFVYENGTYGDKNDIQQNALERFYTEYEKHEASTLIAYNWADIFKDYHKPKALEICEMAISKHPDSYGAERCKAMVNEIKSKALTIQAEDYIPIATASRLKIEYKNVDKLFFKIFKVTPKQYDQFYKDYTDSSRYAVLKKLKPVNTWKTDLKDFGDYEEHSTEILFPELPNGRYLIFASDTDQIGDNELYSYQHLQVTNLSLVQRQDDETYNYQVINRKNGEPFNKASVTLKNNDKSFLYNKSFTTSEKGAFNCKPPSRSYNYDAIVSTKTDTAYFHNIYMYDRNYRNDNEDRVSVKAFLFSDRSIYRPGQTVYFKGILIQRKGDHSSIAPNEHVTVTLEDVNNEQVSTLELSTNDYGSFSGQFILPRGGLTGQYTLSVEESSDYDSKLFDDLMDDFEWSQLNISVEEYKRPRFEVNFDPVTQSFRVNDTIKVSGEAAAFAGSKVTEAKVSYTVTRKVEYPRWYYWRYGYYNPSSNAQEITHGETTTDASGKYSIDFKAIPDESTDKGNLPIFTYEVNAEVTDLNGETRTATTTVKVGYHTMVATMEVPGQLNRNDIPKEFNIFTKNLNDQFTPAKGEIKIYRLIENTRITRLRPWSAPDHQRFSEEEFHKLFPHDEYSDIMNSDEERELVTTIAFNTQESKTVSWPNMKKWKLANYEMVLTTKDSFDTEVVDKQKFKLIDPNEKTPGTNDLFTINQDKSTYQPGEEVKLSLASVADEVYVTLFIEKDHKIVEQRVVKLNHEVKTIKIPVEEKDLGGFAVQYHYACYNSFNANSINISVTRDIPKLSIETSVFRDKLQPGAEETWKFKILGENNEKVSAELLASMYDASLDQFKPHDWHFNPYQFSTYYSYSRSNAHPSFGISNGVVRNFQPHYYTPGLTFDDFYWFGFSFNNNRYINQQYLSVLKRFKEFKSQPSKTESLFDSNIKAGYVEGYVINNLGEPLPGVNVLVKGTKRGAVSDMEGHYSILAGSKDVLVFSFIGYNSTEAAVKDKNKINATLGEDVSKLSEVVVVGYGVERKKYRAGAAVRSVAYAEVADEEEISEEISIEMDAAAAPGAADKVLIRGASTFIDENSEALFVLDGRIVSKDSIDPKDLASAKVLSAAEATALYGSKGANGVILLTTQAAIEEELSQVQARTNLKETAFFFPQLSTDENGEVSFEFTAPEALTRWKLQLLAHDKELHVGQKTLQAVTQKELMVTPNAPRFLRESDEIIISAKISSLSDELLQGFAALQLFDATTGAAIDEQLGLTEKTKNFEIKPKGNTSVSWKLSIPAGLQAVEYKVVAKAGNFSDGEQSVLPVLTNRMLVTETMSMDVHSGETKTFTLDKLKNNTSKTLKHHKLTLEITSNPAWYAVQALPYLMEFPYECAEQTFSRFYANSLGSHIVNSNPKIAKVFDQWKESDALMSMLEKNEELKSLIISETPWLRDAENETQQKKRIALLFDLNHMKDQQASVVKKLEQLQMSNGGFPWFAGSRYPNRYITQHIIIGIAHLQKLGVDIGDLDEVVKKALPYLEAEFVDDYQELVKNSKQSKDPKKYMEEKHIGPIQIQYLYLISFFPDEKVSNKLKPAFDYYFGQAKEFWKEHQLMQQGMLALILHRNADDKLANAILKSLDERSITSDELGMYWKANESSYFWYQAPIETQALMIEAFTELGGEAQQKNVDNLKLWLLKNKQTNQWSSTKATTDAVYALLLQGSSWLDVNETVAVKLGTETVELKNEDGSMPEAGTGYIKKTYDGAEITPAMSEVTLTKKDKGVAWGALYWQYFENLDKITSATSPLSLTKKVFKVVNTDTGEKLENISKSGIQIGDKIRVRIELKVDREMDFVHMKDMRASGLEPINVLSSYKYQDGLGYYESTRDASTNFFFEHLSKGVFVFEYDLRANNAGDFSNGITTIQCMYAPEFSNHTEGIRVEIGE, from the coding sequence ATGAGAACGCTATTTTCAATTTTGCTGGTTTATTTTAGTCTCAATGGCTGTGTATTCGCCCAAAACTCAACAGATATTAAAAACATGTGGGAACAAGTATATCAATATGAATTAGATGGGCTGCCTAAGTCGGCCAACGAAGTGGTCGATAAAATTTACGCTCAGGCAAAAAAAGCTGGTGATGAAGAGCAGCTTATCAAAGCTTTGATCTACCAGTCTAAATTTAGCATGGAGCTGGAGGAAGAGGCACAACTAACTATAATAAAGAGGTTTAAAAACGAAATTGCCCTCGCTAAAGCTCCGGCCAGTAATGTGCTGGAAAGCTTAGTGGCAAAGATGCTTCAGGAGTATTTTAACAGTAACCGCTGGAGAATCTACAACAGAACGGAAACCGATGAAAAGGTAGATCCTGTAGATTTTAGAACCTGGGATTTACGCACTTTATTTAAGGAGATTAGCACGCATTACGAACTGTCATTACAAAATATTGAAGTACTTAAGAAAACATCTATTGAAAGTTTTGCGGAGCTAATTCAGGAAAATGGTGATTCACAAAAGTATAGACCAACACTGTATGATTTCTTAGCCCATCAGGCCTTAGAGTTTTATAAATCTAAAGAGAATTCTTTAACCAGCCCCGCCTACAAATTTTATATTGATGATAGTACCTACCTTAATCTTGAAACAGTTTCATTAGAAACACAAGATTTACTTTCATTAGAATTTAAGGCTTTGGAGACCTATCAGGACTTGATTAAGTTCCATCAAAAAGATGACGATCCCTCAGCCTATATTTTGGTGAAATTGGAGGCCATGGATTTTGTCTATGAAAATGGAACCTATGGAGATAAAAATGATATTCAACAGAATGCTTTAGAAAGATTTTATACAGAATATGAGAAACATGAGGCATCTACTTTAATTGCCTACAACTGGGCCGATATTTTCAAAGATTACCATAAACCTAAGGCGTTAGAAATCTGTGAAATGGCCATCAGCAAGCATCCAGACAGCTATGGAGCCGAGAGATGCAAGGCAATGGTTAACGAGATAAAAAGTAAAGCGCTGACCATACAGGCAGAAGATTATATTCCTATAGCCACTGCCTCCAGATTGAAGATAGAGTACAAGAATGTTGACAAGCTGTTTTTTAAAATTTTCAAAGTTACACCGAAACAATACGATCAGTTTTATAAAGACTATACTGACTCATCTCGGTATGCCGTTTTGAAAAAATTAAAACCTGTCAATACCTGGAAAACGGACCTAAAAGATTTTGGTGATTATGAAGAGCATTCAACAGAAATACTTTTTCCCGAACTGCCCAACGGGAGATACCTGATATTTGCCAGCGACACAGATCAAATAGGTGATAATGAGCTTTATAGTTATCAGCACCTTCAGGTGACTAACCTTTCCCTGGTACAAAGACAGGATGATGAGACCTATAATTATCAGGTGATTAACCGAAAAAATGGTGAGCCTTTCAACAAAGCCAGCGTAACCTTAAAGAATAATGATAAATCATTTTTATACAATAAGTCATTTACTACCTCAGAAAAGGGAGCTTTCAATTGCAAACCACCGAGCCGATCTTATAATTATGATGCCATTGTATCTACCAAAACAGATACTGCCTATTTCCATAATATCTATATGTATGATAGAAATTATAGAAATGATAATGAGGACCGAGTTAGTGTAAAGGCGTTTCTATTTTCAGACCGGTCTATTTACAGACCAGGGCAGACGGTCTATTTCAAAGGAATTTTAATACAAAGAAAGGGAGATCACTCATCAATAGCGCCTAATGAACATGTTACCGTAACGTTGGAAGATGTGAATAATGAGCAGGTAAGTACTCTTGAATTATCAACGAATGACTATGGCTCATTCAGCGGCCAGTTTATTTTACCCCGCGGTGGGCTTACCGGTCAATACACACTAAGCGTGGAAGAATCTTCGGATTATGACAGCAAGCTATTTGATGATCTGATGGATGATTTCGAATGGTCACAGCTCAACATATCGGTAGAAGAGTATAAAAGGCCAAGGTTCGAAGTGAATTTTGATCCGGTGACGCAGTCATTCCGAGTAAATGATACCATCAAGGTTTCAGGAGAGGCAGCGGCATTTGCAGGTAGTAAAGTTACCGAGGCCAAGGTAAGCTATACCGTAACTCGCAAAGTAGAATATCCACGTTGGTATTACTGGAGATATGGTTATTACAATCCGAGTTCTAATGCTCAGGAAATCACTCATGGAGAAACCACTACAGACGCAAGCGGTAAATATTCCATTGATTTTAAAGCGATTCCAGATGAATCTACAGACAAAGGCAACTTACCAATATTTACTTATGAGGTAAATGCAGAAGTAACGGATCTGAATGGTGAAACCAGAACGGCCACCACTACTGTGAAAGTAGGTTATCATACCATGGTGGCTACCATGGAAGTACCAGGTCAATTGAACAGAAATGATATTCCCAAAGAATTTAACATTTTCACTAAAAACCTGAATGATCAATTTACTCCTGCCAAGGGCGAAATAAAGATTTATAGATTGATCGAGAATACCCGTATCACTCGGCTTCGACCATGGTCAGCGCCTGATCATCAACGGTTTAGCGAAGAGGAATTTCACAAACTATTTCCTCATGATGAATATAGTGATATCATGAACTCGGATGAAGAGAGGGAGTTGGTCACCACTATAGCCTTTAACACCCAGGAAAGCAAAACGGTAAGCTGGCCCAACATGAAAAAATGGAAATTGGCTAACTACGAAATGGTGTTAACCACCAAAGATAGTTTTGATACTGAAGTGGTTGATAAGCAAAAGTTTAAGCTCATTGATCCTAATGAAAAAACACCTGGAACTAATGATCTTTTTACTATCAATCAGGACAAAAGCACCTACCAACCTGGTGAAGAAGTGAAGCTGTCACTGGCCAGCGTTGCTGATGAAGTGTACGTGACCTTATTTATTGAAAAAGATCATAAAATAGTAGAGCAAAGGGTGGTAAAGCTGAACCATGAGGTAAAAACCATAAAAATACCTGTGGAGGAAAAGGATCTGGGCGGTTTTGCTGTTCAATACCATTATGCCTGTTATAATTCATTCAATGCCAATAGCATTAACATTTCAGTAACTCGCGACATCCCTAAGTTATCTATTGAAACTTCTGTTTTCAGAGACAAGCTGCAGCCGGGTGCTGAAGAAACCTGGAAATTCAAAATTTTGGGAGAAAATAACGAAAAGGTTTCAGCCGAGCTATTGGCCAGTATGTATGATGCTTCATTGGATCAGTTTAAACCCCATGACTGGCATTTTAATCCATACCAGTTTTCTACCTATTATTCTTATTCCAGAAGTAATGCCCATCCAAGCTTTGGTATTTCTAATGGAGTAGTCAGGAATTTTCAACCGCATTATTATACCCCTGGGCTCACTTTTGATGACTTTTATTGGTTTGGGTTCAGCTTTAATAATAATCGATATATTAATCAGCAGTATTTAAGCGTGCTCAAACGCTTTAAAGAATTTAAAAGTCAACCGTCAAAAACCGAGAGTCTATTTGATAGTAATATAAAAGCGGGTTATGTAGAAGGCTATGTGATCAATAATCTGGGTGAACCGCTTCCTGGTGTTAATGTGCTGGTTAAAGGTACCAAACGAGGTGCGGTATCGGATATGGAGGGGCATTATTCGATACTGGCTGGTAGTAAAGATGTTTTAGTCTTTAGTTTTATTGGCTACAATTCTACGGAAGCAGCAGTTAAGGATAAAAATAAGATTAACGCTACGCTTGGAGAAGATGTAAGTAAGCTGTCTGAAGTGGTTGTGGTTGGGTATGGTGTTGAAAGAAAAAAATATAGAGCCGGTGCCGCAGTAAGGTCAGTCGCTTATGCTGAGGTTGCCGATGAGGAGGAGATTAGCGAGGAAATAAGTATTGAAATGGATGCAGCTGCAGCCCCCGGTGCCGCGGACAAAGTTCTTATAAGAGGGGCCTCAACTTTTATTGATGAAAATTCAGAAGCACTTTTCGTTCTCGATGGCAGGATTGTGAGTAAAGACTCGATTGATCCTAAAGACCTTGCCAGTGCCAAAGTACTTTCTGCGGCCGAGGCCACGGCACTTTATGGCTCCAAAGGAGCTAATGGTGTAATTCTATTAACTACACAAGCCGCCATAGAAGAGGAACTCTCCCAAGTGCAAGCTCGTACCAATCTGAAAGAAACAGCCTTCTTTTTTCCACAATTGAGTACTGATGAAAATGGCGAAGTAAGTTTTGAATTCACAGCTCCTGAGGCACTTACCCGTTGGAAGCTACAGCTTTTAGCGCATGATAAGGAGCTTCATGTAGGTCAGAAAACTTTACAGGCTGTTACTCAAAAAGAACTGATGGTAACGCCTAATGCACCGCGCTTTTTACGCGAAAGTGATGAGATCATTATTTCTGCCAAAATTAGCAGTCTTTCAGATGAGTTATTGCAAGGCTTTGCCGCATTGCAGTTGTTTGATGCTACTACAGGGGCGGCCATTGATGAGCAGTTGGGGTTAACTGAAAAGACTAAGAATTTTGAAATTAAGCCTAAAGGAAATACCTCTGTTTCCTGGAAACTGAGCATTCCTGCTGGTTTACAAGCCGTTGAATATAAAGTGGTTGCCAAAGCTGGTAACTTCTCTGATGGAGAGCAAAGCGTGCTGCCGGTACTCACCAATCGTATGCTGGTAACAGAAACTATGTCTATGGACGTGCACTCAGGTGAAACCAAAACCTTCACCCTGGATAAGTTGAAAAACAATACCTCTAAAACACTGAAACACCATAAGCTTACTTTAGAGATTACTTCTAATCCGGCCTGGTATGCGGTTCAGGCACTTCCTTATCTTATGGAGTTTCCATATGAATGTGCAGAGCAGACTTTTAGCCGGTTTTATGCCAACAGTCTCGGAAGTCATATTGTGAATTCTAATCCTAAAATCGCTAAAGTTTTCGATCAATGGAAAGAGTCAGATGCCTTAATGAGTATGTTGGAGAAAAATGAAGAGCTCAAGTCTTTGATTATTTCAGAAACACCATGGCTGCGAGATGCTGAGAATGAAACCCAGCAAAAGAAAAGGATTGCCTTACTTTTTGATCTTAATCACATGAAAGATCAGCAAGCTTCTGTGGTGAAAAAGCTGGAGCAGTTGCAAATGAGCAACGGAGGTTTCCCCTGGTTTGCCGGCAGTCGTTATCCAAACCGATATATTACCCAGCATATTATCATAGGAATAGCTCACCTGCAAAAGTTAGGAGTAGACATAGGTGATCTTGACGAGGTGGTGAAAAAGGCACTTCCTTACCTGGAGGCAGAATTTGTTGATGACTATCAGGAGCTAGTGAAGAATTCAAAACAGAGCAAGGATCCTAAAAAGTATATGGAGGAGAAGCATATTGGCCCAATTCAAATTCAGTATTTGTATTTAATAAGCTTTTTCCCTGATGAGAAAGTGAGCAATAAACTGAAGCCTGCCTTTGATTATTATTTTGGTCAAGCCAAAGAATTCTGGAAAGAGCACCAGCTGATGCAACAAGGAATGCTTGCGTTGATACTACATAGAAATGCAGATGATAAGCTGGCAAATGCCATTTTAAAATCTCTTGATGAGCGCAGTATTACCAGTGATGAATTGGGCATGTACTGGAAGGCCAATGAAAGCAGTTATTTCTGGTATCAGGCTCCTATCGAAACGCAAGCTTTGATGATTGAAGCATTTACCGAATTGGGCGGAGAGGCTCAACAGAAAAATGTGGATAATCTGAAATTATGGTTGTTGAAAAATAAGCAAACCAATCAATGGAGTTCTACCAAGGCCACAACAGATGCTGTGTATGCACTGCTGCTACAGGGCAGCAGCTGGTTGGATGTAAATGAAACCGTAGCAGTGAAGCTGGGTACTGAAACAGTGGAGCTTAAAAATGAAGATGGCAGCATGCCAGAAGCAGGCACTGGCTATATCAAGAAAACTTATGATGGAGCCGAAATTACTCCGGCCATGAGCGAGGTAACACTCACCAAGAAAGATAAAGGTGTGGCCTGGGGAGCATTGTACTGGCAATATTTTGAAAACCTGGATAAGATCACCTCTGCGACATCACCGCTTTCACTTACCAAAAAAGTATTCAAAGTAGTAAATACTGATACCGGTGAAAAGCTGGAAAATATTTCTAAAAGTGGGATTCAGATAGGAGATAAAATCCGAGTAAGAATAGAACTGAAGGTAGATCGGGAAATGGATTTTGTGCACATGAAAGACATGCGAGCATCAGGCCTGGAACCCATCAATGTGCTTTCGAGCTACAAGTACCAGGATGGCCTTGGCTACTATGAAAGCACCCGTGATGCCAGCACCAATTTCTTCTTCGAGCACTTGAGTAAAGGCGTATTTGTGTTTGAATACGACCTCAGAGCCAACAATGCCGGAGATTTTAGCAATGGCATCACCACCATCCAGTGCATGTATGCTCCTGAGTTTAGTAATCATACGGAAGGGATAAGAGTGGAGATTGGGGAGTAA
- a CDS encoding diacylglycerol/lipid kinase family protein, with translation MMVKVGFIVNGKKRRAQRFQKELDDCPIDSNITCIIRETHSKGHGILLTQELINEGCSHIIAVGGDGTLHEVVNGVMRANPNTVIGLLRNGTANDFSKSFSIPGSLNELLKAISNGKTEKIDVGMVESTDALDDHVRYFINIASAGMSAGVVEKVEQSGSWLSANVTFFMAIIRTFLSYKNLPVKAIADGWSWEGNINTIAFANGKYFGSGLCIAPQAELKDGQIAVTVIGDVNLFDYLKYTGKLKRGKFIQHPEVKYLHLKQVALTSLQECCMEADGELIGKLPLQISILPQAVRMIKK, from the coding sequence ATGATGGTTAAAGTTGGTTTTATAGTAAATGGTAAAAAGCGCCGTGCTCAGCGTTTTCAAAAAGAACTTGATGATTGCCCCATTGATAGCAACATCACCTGTATCATACGTGAAACGCACAGCAAAGGACATGGAATATTGCTGACCCAGGAATTAATTAATGAAGGTTGTTCTCATATTATAGCTGTAGGTGGGGATGGCACCCTGCACGAGGTGGTGAATGGTGTTATGAGGGCCAATCCAAATACGGTAATTGGACTGTTAAGAAATGGCACTGCTAATGATTTCTCTAAGAGTTTCAGCATTCCGGGATCTCTCAACGAACTATTGAAAGCCATTTCTAATGGCAAAACCGAAAAGATAGATGTGGGAATGGTAGAATCCACAGATGCCCTCGATGATCATGTGAGGTACTTCATCAATATTGCCAGCGCGGGTATGAGCGCTGGAGTAGTTGAAAAGGTAGAGCAATCAGGCTCATGGCTATCAGCTAATGTTACTTTCTTCATGGCCATAATTCGCACATTTTTATCTTATAAAAACCTGCCCGTTAAAGCCATAGCTGATGGCTGGTCCTGGGAAGGAAATATTAATACTATTGCTTTTGCCAATGGAAAGTATTTTGGCAGCGGACTGTGTATTGCTCCACAAGCTGAATTAAAGGATGGCCAAATCGCGGTGACTGTGATTGGTGATGTTAACCTATTCGATTATCTAAAATATACCGGAAAGCTAAAAAGAGGAAAGTTCATTCAACACCCTGAGGTGAAGTACCTTCATTTAAAGCAAGTTGCTTTGACCTCTCTTCAGGAATGTTGCATGGAAGCCGACGGAGAGTTGATAGGGAAGTTACCGTTGCAAATATCTATTTTGCCGCAAGCTGTGAGAATGATAAAAAAATAA
- a CDS encoding RDD family protein — protein sequence METTLDMPSQDKRPLVYAGFWLRFLALIIDSILVYIAVSILFAILTAMGMGYLEELTAFSRNRGVMDQEQAMEMFYVAMRALAIISLFFNAAYILYYSLMESSGNQATLGKMAVGLKVTDLNGERLTFGKAIVRNVCKILSTIVLYIGWIIAGFTEKKQALHDILASTLVLKK from the coding sequence ATGGAAACAACCTTAGACATGCCGTCTCAGGACAAGAGGCCGCTAGTGTATGCTGGCTTCTGGCTTAGATTTTTAGCATTGATTATTGATTCAATTTTAGTTTACATAGCTGTGTCGATTTTGTTCGCCATTCTTACAGCCATGGGTATGGGGTATTTGGAAGAGCTGACTGCCTTTTCTAGAAACCGTGGGGTAATGGATCAGGAGCAGGCAATGGAAATGTTTTACGTGGCAATGAGGGCACTGGCCATCATATCACTTTTCTTCAACGCGGCCTATATTCTGTATTATTCTTTGATGGAAAGCAGTGGTAATCAGGCTACTCTGGGTAAAATGGCAGTAGGCCTAAAGGTTACCGATTTAAACGGTGAACGATTAACATTCGGCAAAGCGATAGTGAGGAATGTATGTAAAATTTTGTCAACAATAGTCTTGTATATTGGATGGATCATAGCGGGTTTCACGGAGAAAAAGCAAGCACTACATGATATTTTAGCAAGTACCTTAGTTTTAAAAAAATAA
- a CDS encoding class I SAM-dependent methyltransferase, whose protein sequence is MHYKELNQTLGNVDIYLLDQILKGRFENKPRILDAGCGEGRNLSYFKNNGHIIYGIDKNPLAVRMLHMMYKVLPKEHFLAGDLETLPWKDNFFDAIICSAVLHFATDQTSMYTMVSEMVRVLKPRGTLFIRAASDLGLSSPQDSNFSYLITKRDIEKIQEIFPVVSVEPVKSVLVEDKRSMLVWVLEKTSL, encoded by the coding sequence ATGCACTACAAGGAGCTGAATCAGACGCTGGGTAATGTAGACATTTACCTGCTAGACCAAATTTTAAAAGGCCGCTTTGAAAATAAGCCCCGAATACTGGATGCCGGCTGTGGTGAAGGAAGAAACTTAAGCTATTTTAAAAACAACGGTCATATCATTTATGGTATAGATAAAAATCCTTTGGCGGTGCGAATGCTCCATATGATGTATAAGGTTTTGCCTAAAGAGCATTTCCTTGCCGGAGATTTAGAAACACTGCCCTGGAAAGATAATTTTTTTGATGCCATTATTTGCAGTGCCGTCCTCCATTTTGCCACCGATCAAACCTCTATGTACACCATGGTCAGCGAAATGGTGAGAGTATTGAAGCCGCGAGGAACTCTTTTCATCAGAGCCGCTTCTGACCTTGGCCTTTCATCACCGCAAGACTCTAATTTTTCTTATCTGATTACAAAGCGTGACATTGAGAAAATACAGGAAATTTTCCCTGTAGTCTCAGTAGAACCGGTTAAATCGGTGCTGGTAGAAGATAAACGCTCCATGCTAGTATGGGTGCTGGAAAAAACGAGCCTTTGA